One Coffea arabica cultivar ET-39 chromosome 5e, Coffea Arabica ET-39 HiFi, whole genome shotgun sequence DNA segment encodes these proteins:
- the LOC140006993 gene encoding uncharacterized protein, with product MKIPHINPGCPRMKCSSSESLALDFQSPTGVGSTMENSDLLKKTIDPLNTAASLALDTVGSSDVIPLSSSTKVMNITDWFSLGNSFASDTIASSDHPTPVSSSSTVTIHSHFRVGTSLGCRWREGYGRMLWFEDTEEEEEAAKSSGCVLPYLPSG from the exons ATGAAAATCCCTCATATAAACCCCGGATGCCCCCGGATGAAG TGCTCGAGTTCTGAATCATTGGCGTTGGATTTTCAATCGCCGACCGGTGTTGGTTCCACTATGGAGAACTCGGACTTACTTAAG AAAACAATTGATCCATTGAATACGGCAGCTTCACTTGCATTGGATACTGTTGGTTCATCTGATGTCATACCTCTGTCGTCAAGTACGAAAGTCATG AATATTACTGACTGGTTTAGTCTTGGAAATTCATTTGCATCGGACACTATTGCTTCATCTGATCACCCAACTCCTGTGTCCTCAAGTTCTACAGTTACG ATTCACTCTCATTTCAGGGTTGGCACGAGCTTGGGTTGTCGGTGGCGTGAAGGATACGGTAGAATGTTATGGTTTGAAGacacagaagaagaagaagaagctgcTAAGTCCTCCGGCTGCGTCCTACCATATCTCCCCAGTGGCTGA